Below is a genomic region from Rhodococcus sp. WMMA185.
GCAGACGGTCTGCAGCCCGTAGCGACCGCCGGTGCGCTCGAGTTCGTTGAGCAGCGTCGCCATCAGTTTCGTGCCGGTGGCGCCCAGGGGGTGCCCGAGAGCGATGGCACCACCGTTGACGTTCACCTTTGCCGGATCGGCACCGATCTCCTTGATCCATGCGAGCACCACGGGCGCAAACGCCTCGTTGATCTCGACCAGGTCGATGTCGTCGATGCTCAGACCCGTCTTCTCCAACGCATACTGCGTTGCCGGGATCGGTGCGGTGAGCATGAAGATCGGGTCGGCGCCACGGGCGCTGAGGTGATGAATGCGGGCGCGGGGCTTCAGGCCGAACCGCTCGACAGCCTCCGGCGACGCCAGCAGCAACGCGCTTGCTCCGTCGGAAATCTGGCTTGCAACCGCCGCGGTGAGGCGACCACCCTCGGCGAGTGGCTGCAGCGACGCCATCTTTTCGAGGCTCGTCTCGCGCGGTCCTTCATCCGTCGTCACGGCACCCACCGGGACGATCTCTCGGTCGAAACGCCCCTCCGCGATCGCGGTTCGCGCCCTCTCGTGGCTCCGCAGTGCCCAGCGCTCGAGTTCTTCCCGGCTGATGCCCCACTTCTCGGCGATCAG
It encodes:
- a CDS encoding acetyl-CoA C-acetyltransferase, which gives rise to MTEAYIVDAVRTPVGKKNGGLAGVHPADLGAHVIRAIVERTGIDPSAVDDVVFGCVDAIGGQAGNIARTAWLAAGYPEAVPGVTVDRQCGSSQQAVHFGAQAILSGTADLIVAGGVQNMSQIPIASAMVVGQQYGFDTPFGGSTGWTERYGDQEVSQFRGAELIAEKWGISREELERWALRSHERARTAIAEGRFDREIVPVGAVTTDEGPRETSLEKMASLQPLAEGGRLTAAVASQISDGASALLLASPEAVERFGLKPRARIHHLSARGADPIFMLTAPIPATQYALEKTGLSIDDIDLVEINEAFAPVVLAWIKEIGADPAKVNVNGGAIALGHPLGATGTKLMATLLNELERTGGRYGLQTVCEGGGTANATIIERL